A segment of the Rhizobium leguminosarum bv. trifolii WSM1325 genome:
GATATCAAGTTAGAGGCAAGAAAACAAAATATCTGATACATAAACGGGAGGATCCGTTGAAGACGAACGTTGTGGTTCACCGCGATTTCCGCATCGCGACCATTGATTCCAGGCTCTACAGTTCATTTCTAGAGCATCTCGGCAGGGCGATCTACGGGGGCATTTATGAACCCGGTCACCCGACGGCCGATGAGGACGGATTCCGCCAGGATGTCCTTGATCTCGTCCGTGATCTCGACACGCCCTATTGCCGCTATCCCGGCGGCAACTTCGTCTCGGCCTATAATTGGGAAGACGGCGTCGGCCCGCGTGCCGAGCGCCCGGTGCGCCTCGACCTTGCCTGGCGCACCCGCGAAGCCAACCAGATCGGCGTCAATGAATTCGTCGACTGGTGCAAGAAGGCAAATACCAAGCCGATGCTCGCCGTCAATCTCGGATCACGCGGCCTGGATGCGGCTCGCAATTTCCTCGAATATTGCAATCATCCCGGCGGCACCTACTGGTCGGATCTGCGCCGCAAGCACGGCTGGTCTAATCCGCACGATGTCAAATTGTGGTGCCTCGGCAACGAGATGGATGGCCCCTGGCAGGTCGGCCACAAGTCGGCCTATGAATATGGCCGGCTGGCGGATGAGACGGCCAAAGCCATGCGCGGCTTCGACAAGTCGCTTGAGCTCGTGGTCTGCGGCTCGTCCAATTCCGACATGAAGACTTATCCCGAGTGGGAAGCCCAGGTCCTCGAGCAGTGCTATGACAGCGCCGACCATATCTCGCTGCATATGTATTTTGCCAACCGCGAGAAAAATACCCTCAACTATCTTGCCCGCGCGACGAAGCTCGACCGCTACATCACCACGATCGGCGGCGTGATCGACTACATCAAGGCGAAAAAACGCTCGAAGAAGACGATCGGCATTTCCTTCGACGAATGGAATGTCTGGTATCATTCCAACCAGCAGGACAAGGAGATCCTGGCGCGCGACGAATGGCCGGATGCGCCGCATCTCTTGGAAGACATCTATAATTTCGAAGACGTGCTGCAGGTCGGCGGCATCCTCAACACCTTCATCCGACGTTCCGACCGGGTGCGCATCGCCTGCATCGCGCAGCTCGTCAACGTCATTGCCCCGATCATGACCGAGGACGGCGGTGCGGCGTGGCGCCAGACCATCTATTACCCGTTCTATTACGCCTCCAGATATGGCCGTGGAACGGCACTGCAGCTGGTCGTCGATGGCCCGACCTATGACAGCGACGAGGAGAACGACGTCCCCTATCTCGACGTATCGGCAGTCCATTCCGAAGACGGCAAGACGCTGACCTTCTTTGCCGTCAACCGCCATCCGAGCACGGCGCTCGATCTCGATGTGCGACTGGAAGGCTT
Coding sequences within it:
- a CDS encoding Alpha-N-arabinofuranosidase (PFAM: alpha-L-arabinofuranosidase domain protein~KEGG: ret:RHE_PE00195 alpha-L-arabinofuranosidase protein~SNP /replace=A~SNP /replace=C), encoding MKTNVVVHRDFRIATIDSRLYSSFLEHLGRAIYGGIYEPGHPTADEDGFRQDVLDLVRDLDTPYCRYPGGNFVSAYNWEDGVGPRAERPVRLDLAWRTREANQIGVNEFVDWCKKANTKPMLAVNLGSRGLDAARNFLEYCNHPGGTYWSDLRRKHGWSNPHDVKLWCLGNEMDGPWQVGHKSAYEYGRLADETAKAMRGFDKSLELVVCGSSNSDMKTYPEWEAQVLEQCYDSADHISLHMYFANREKNTLNYLARATKLDRYITTIGGVIDYIKAKKRSKKTIGISFDEWNVWYHSNQQDKEILARDEWPDAPHLLEDIYNFEDVLQVGGILNTFIRRSDRVRIACIAQLVNVIAPIMTEDGGAAWRQTIYYPFYYASRYGRGTALQLVVDGPTYDSDEENDVPYLDVSAVHSEDGKTLTFFAVNRHPSTALDLDVRLEGFGNARVVEQVEMTHGDLEAVNTAVRPKTVAPVNVESGKIEDGRLRAALKPFSYNVIRLSV